The Chrysemys picta bellii isolate R12L10 chromosome 24, ASM1138683v2, whole genome shotgun sequence genomic interval AGCAGGGGCGGGGtgggctgggcgccaggactcctgggttccagtcccagctctgggaggggagtggggtctagtggttagagcggggtaGGCGAGGGTATCAGAACTCCTGGGGTCTACTCCCAGCTCTTCTATTGAGTCCCTCTGAGACCCAGAGTAGACCAGAACTCTCTTCCCGCATTGGGCCGGGGGTTTGCAAAGGGTTAATTCTCACCCCTAAAGGGTTGGGCCACCTGGTGTGGACAGTGGCCCAGGAttgcccccctccacacacaccccgtagCTGAGACCCCTGCAGCTTCCCACAGGCTGCGTGAGGGGCGGGGGTATAAGCGTTGCCCGGCAGGGTGATCTCCGGGCCGAGGCTGGTTTCCAGTAAACAACAAACGCAGGGGGTGTCCGGTGTCCGGAGCGCTGGCGAGTCACCGCGTGGGGCGGATATAGCCCCTGACGACACGGCTCGGAAATAGCCACAGGGAGACTATATAAACCCTGGCCTGGACAGCCAAGTACCAGGGCTTGGACACGCACAGCCGGGCTCACGCACACGCAGCCGGGCTCACGCACACACAGCCGGGCTCACACACACGCAGCCGGGCTCACGCACACACAGCCGGGCTCACGCACACACAGCCGGGCTCACGCACACACAGCTGGGCTCACGCACACGCAGCCGGGCTCACGCACACGCAGCcgggctcacacacacacagctgggctcacacacacacacacacacacacacacacacacacgggctcccccctcccccccagcaaggCGTCCCACAGGGCGAGGATGTTCGGCAAGAGCGTGGTGCTGCGCAGCGCGGGGGTGCTGTCGGCGGCCGAGCTGGGCTGCCTGGTGAAGGAGGAGGACGTGGTGCGGCACGAATCCTTCACGGCCGAATGGAGGGACCTGTCGCTCTCCACCAGGCCCGAGGAGGGGTGAGTGTGGGGCGCGGgcaccctgggcagcggggcaggGCATTGGGCTCCCtgtggccccggccctgggctgAGGGGAGCCCTGGGAGTTTCtgtggaggggcagctgggggtggggggtcctggagcagagcaggatcCCTGTCCTGGCCCCTCCTCCgtgcccagcctggggcagaggggtcgcagcccctgggcacagcggtgccccttcccctcaccagcctcagccctggcccgtccccctgcagctgccccgTCCCCCTGTCCAGGAGAGAGGCAGACCCAGCTCTGgggcagtgcccccagccccccagccctgggtacAGCAtctgactgggagcagggggtgggggttggggtggagcaaggcccccactgccccccccagctccctgcccctgggccTGCAGGGCACCCCCCCCCATTGCGGGCGTCTGTGGCGCTCAGGGCAGAAGTGGCCCCAGAGTCTCTCGCTGCCCCATGGCCCTAGGGGTCGCAGCCCCCCAGCCTCAGGGAGCGGGTTGGGTCCTTGGGCTTGtctgggctccctgctcccaggaggcgatgggggggggggctgccgggggctgCTCCCTGGGTCCCTaacgttcccccccccccgcccccagctgctccctgcggGAGGTGGACGATCGGCGCAAGGAGACGtactggcagcagcaggagacgCGCTTCGTGGTGCAGCGATCGCCCTGGCTCATCATGCGGCTGGGCCGGCTGGGCGAGCCCCTGGCCCGCTACCACCTGCCCTACCAGcgggcgctgcccctgcccctcttcGTGCCGGCCGACCTGAGCGCCAAGGCCGAGCGGGGAGCCACCCCGCCCCAGCTGCGCCACATGATGGACTTCGAGATGGCGCTGGCCGGGGGCTCCCCACCCAACGGGCAGTGCCGGGACAAGAAGGCCGTGGCGGAGATCACCAAGGAGCTGCCCCTCGTCGTCCAGCCCAGCCGGCCCGACTTCGGCAAGGGTGACTTCCATCGCTCCCTGTCCCGCTCCCTGTCCCAGGAGGCGCAGCGGGGCTGAGGGGCCGGGGCACGGACCTGCCCGAAGGGCTCTGCGTTCCCAGCTCACGGCTCCCCCTGCATGAGAAATACCCACGGTGAGCCGGGCAACGCGGGGTTACTGTAGAGGCCCATCCCAGGGCCAAAGCCATCCCGGTCGTAAGCTCAGCGAGGTTACGCCGTGGCTGCATGTGGCTTTTCgagttagactgtgagctctgtggggcagggaccatgggtTCGTACAGCACCGTGCATGCTGATGGTGCTGCAATCGGaacgctgtctctttaagaacgGTCTTCCCGGCTGAGCTGTCAATCAGCTGTCAGCAAGGCTGTCACAGCAGCTGATGGTCTTTGGGTCTAACAgcacagcaggggggaggggagtgtgggctagtggttagagcagtcagggagccaggactcctgggttctatccccagatcTGGCAGAGGAGTGTTGGCTAGCAGGTAAAGGAgtagagggggctgggagccaggactcctgggttctattcccagctccaggaggggagtgTGGGCTAGTGGGTAGAGAagtcaggggctgggagccaggactcctgggttctatccccagctgcgGCAGAGGAGTGTTGGCTAGCGGGTAGAGAAAtggagggagctgggagccaggactcctgggttctattcccagctccaggaggggagtgTGGGCTAGTGGTTAATGCAAGtgactgggagtcaagagagcTGGGTCCTGTCCCTAGCCTGGGCAGGACAAGGGATTAAGTGGAGATGAGGGCAGAGCCGGGAAGTTGCAGTTGCCGGCATGGGGGAAGCACAAGGCGATACTCAGCCGGCTGGTGCTGCAGGAGAAGGATTAGTGCATGAGGGGGACGAGCGGCTCCCCGCAGACGTCAGGACATGGGTGACCCTAGGAGCTCATTAGCATCGTCAATCCCCTGGACTGATATTCTGGGGCAAGGAATTCACCGTCCGCGTCCCCGTGTTCCTCGGCCTGCTGCTGTTACTGGGGCGCTCGGGGTATGAGGCTGTCTGGCTAATAAAAGGAGGAAAGGCGGCATGACTCTCTCCTTCCATTCGCCGTGTTAGCCGTCCTGGCCTGGGGGGTACCGGGGGACAGGCCAGAACCGGGGCCCCCGCGCTTCCCCTGGCATCTGCTGCTGGGGGTTGGCAGAGGCGAGTCGCCCAGCTGAGAAAGAAGCCGTGAGGCTGACCCTGACTCTTTTCCTAGTGGGGCCTGGTCATTCACACCACATGGCCCCCTCCTAGCTCAGAGGAAGTCACGTACGCCACGCAGGCAAATGCCTGAGTTGGAagacccagcccagccctgccaggaaGCCCCTGGCACCCCCGACTTGTCTTCACTTGGAGAACAAGGCAGAGAGCAAACGCTTCCCGCTGGCCACGGCTCCCCGGCAGGGGCGTGTCCTGTGCCTCACACGGATGCCGCGGTTCTCGCGCACGAAGGTGGTGACCAGGTAAGTCTGTCACAGCTGGTGACTCCTGCTGCCGTAACGCCACCAACCCACAGGGCAGCACCTTTGCTGCCAGCTGCGTGGCGACAGCACATGCCAGGCACGTGGCGAACACTCCCAACCCCTCACAGCAGACGGGGGAAGCCTCAGGCCCTTTGGCTCCCCCGGGTACAGGCATTTACCCGCTGAGCTCAGGGAGACGCTGCAGGGCAGTGGGCCCAGGCCGTGCTCCCACCCCAGAGCGTTTTGGGGATCAGGGCAGCCTGGCAGGCAGCTGCCCCTTGAAGACTGGTGGCCCCCTCGGCACCCAAAGGCTCCTGGGCGATAGACGGATGCCACAGCTAGGAGTAGTTTGCTGCCttttgccgggggggggggcatcactatctccccccctgcccccaggcagGACTTGGTGGTGTCACGTGGAAGAAAAATGAGGTGAAAGGAagcagggtgtgtgtgcgtgtgtgtgtgtgtatattgtggCACTGGAGGGGAAAGAGGATCGCAGctgctgatgtgtgtgtgtgggggggggggggggttgcacccAGGTGTGTGGTCAGGAGGTGGTGGTGCAcccagattggggggggggggtgctaggcgtttggggggaagggctcctgctctgagcagctgcATGACTGACCCAGCCTGCTTGGACGCAGTGGGGCGCACAGTCCCGTTTCTCCCCCCGGCCATCATCGGACAGCACAGCCTGGCCAAGAAGCTCCCATAGGacaagtggagcagggctggcagccagggagctggggccGGAAGGGCATGGCCAGGGCATGGCAAATACGGGCTGGGCCAGACCAGCTGATCCAGGAGTGGGGGCCCTTCCTGCGCCGGGCAGGCCCCAGTGGGCTTTGCCattatttgggggtgggaggggtgcagcCAGACAGCTGGGCTGTGCCCCATGTCCATccaccccccccatctcccccttgcagggctctggccaggcccAGGCCACTTTCCTCTGACCTCAGGCTGCCCCACCTGCTGGACCCCTGGGTGACACGGTACCAGCGCCCAGGGAGCGCCATGCCAGGTGCCCCTGTGCAGAGGTTAAAGAGCCTCTGGCCAAACCTCcagtccttcccctgccccccaaatcccgGCCGGCCAAGGACAGAAGCTGTTTATGGCCTTGTTAACATTCTGCGCCCAGGCCAGGAGCAGGTGGCAGCTGCCAGGTGGTgccgggtggggggggaagaaagaggggggcACAGACACTTGCTCTGCCCTGACGCAGTCCCTGCTGTGGTAGTGtcccggccctggcagcaggcaCATGGCTGGGCCGCTCAGCCCCTTGGCCACGTGGAGCGGCCCGTGCGGGTATCGCATCCAGCGCCCGCACGGGGCAAAACGGGGGGGAGACATGCTGCCTTTA includes:
- the LOC135977313 gene encoding telethonin-like, translated to MFGKSVVLRSAGVLSAAELGCLVKEEDVVRHESFTAEWRDLSLSTRPEEGCSLREVDDRRKETYWQQQETRFVVQRSPWLIMRLGRLGEPLARYHLPYQRALPLPLFVPADLSAKAERGATPPQLRHMMDFEMALAGGSPPNGQCRDKKAVAEITKELPLVVQPSRPDFGKGDFHRSLSRSLSQEAQRG